The DNA segment CGTCGTGGTCACGCAGCACGTACGGCTTCGTGCAGAGCCGATCGAGGAACGGGGCCGGGGTCCACTTGCGGAGCGTTTCCATGGCGACCATGTCCAGGTACGCCATCGATTGCATCGTCTCGTACGTGagcggccggccaccgagcgagGAGCGCACCTCGTCGATCTCGTCCCGCAGCTTCCGCTGCACGTCCGGGTTGACCGCGAGCTCGTGAGCCATGAACGCGGACAGCGTCGACACGGTGTCGTACCCGCCGAAGAAGAACACCGTACACTGCGCCACGATATCGTCATCGGTCCAGTCTGTCGGGGAGCATCAAGCGTCAAGAAAAGGGCGCCCGCCCTGTAAAATTCCCGGAAAACCGACATTCGTGACTTACCCATCGTGCGCTTCGCGGGCAACTGGCCCCCCTCGTCGTCAGCGCTTCCTTGCGGGACGacgttctcgttctcgtcaAACTTCAGCTCCTGCTTGCGGGCCGCCATCAGCAGGTTGATCATGTCCGGGCGCACGATGCGCTGCTGTTCGCGCTGCGCGATCGTGTCACGCACGACGTGCCGGAAGAAGCTCGTCATCCGCGCGCTGAACAGCCGCAGCCGGAGCAGGCGCATCAGCCGCGGGAACGAGCTGAACGCGAGGAACTTGATGCCCTGCCAGCCTTCCAGGTTGGTCAGCTCCTTGCCGAGCGTGTAGAACGCGTTCGTGCGGTCCCGGAACGAGTTGATCTCGATGCCGAACGCGCACGTCGCCAGGATGTCGTTGCCGAACCGCCGGAACAGCTCCTTCATCTCGAGGTCTGCCCGGCCCGCCCccccgtcgtcgccgctggTCGTCTCGCTGCGGATCGTCTGGACGGCTGCCTCGCAGTACGCCGTCACCAGGCCGAACATCTGGCGCATCTTGCTGCCGGTGAATGC comes from the Anopheles bellator unplaced genomic scaffold, idAnoBellAS_SP24_06.2 scaffold00946_ctg1, whole genome shotgun sequence genome and includes:
- the LOC131214446 gene encoding probable cytochrome P450 9f2, with the protein product MALVTVARSLLAGLVSFEGLLLLGSLALLYYYYVVRALRYFAERGVAHVRPTSVLGNGADFVLRRRHVSEVLSEMYQRFRRHRFFGYYDFLSPIYVIRDLELVKQICIKDFDHFLNHRMELDENHDPLFGRALFAMRDTRWKNMRAVLSPAFTGSKMRQMFGLVTAYCEAAVQTIRSETTSGDDGGAGRADLEMKELFRRFGNDILATCAFGIEINSFRDRTNAFYTLGKELTNLEGWQGIKFLAFSSFPRLMRLLRLRLFSARMTSFFRHVVRDTIAQREQQRIVRPDMINLLMAARKQELKFDENENVVPQGSADDEGGQLPAKRTMDWTDDDIVAQCTVFFFGGYDTVSTLSAFMAHELAVNPDVQRKLRDEIDEVRSSLGGRPLTYETMQSMAYLDMVAMETLRKWTPAPFLDRLCTKPYVLRDHDGHTVQLRKGDGVWIPAGAIMRDPDLFPEPDRFDPERFAGGPVDSTTMLAFGLGPRNCIGSRFALMETKAVFYYLLSTFHLEMGPQTQHPLRMKVSSLGPSAEKGFWIRFRVRSTQQEPTVN